The Haloarchaeobius amylolyticus genome window below encodes:
- a CDS encoding TIGR04206 family protein: MTARDTAGSRAALGRVGAILLVFLCPWAVVLANGELTAVLPFALFDPQPFHLTLLQDYLFRFTGGFASLPPFLQAWPLATLALLAALAAAVAAYATGREDPRVTGGLLVLAGITSFRLAFGFLARPNQTAIPVGGFVAIVLAWWLYWPLVRRQFVG, from the coding sequence GTGACCGCCCGCGACACCGCTGGCTCCCGGGCCGCTCTCGGCCGGGTCGGCGCCATCCTCCTCGTGTTCCTGTGCCCCTGGGCGGTCGTTCTCGCCAACGGCGAACTCACGGCCGTCCTCCCCTTCGCCCTGTTCGACCCACAGCCGTTCCACCTCACCCTGCTGCAGGACTACCTGTTCCGGTTCACCGGCGGGTTCGCGAGCCTCCCACCCTTCCTCCAGGCGTGGCCACTCGCGACGCTCGCACTCCTCGCGGCGCTGGCCGCCGCCGTGGCTGCGTATGCGACCGGCCGCGAGGACCCTCGCGTGACGGGGGGCCTCCTCGTACTCGCGGGCATCACGAGCTTCCGGCTCGCCTTCGGCTTCCTCGCCCGGCCGAACCAGACCGCCATCCCGGTCGGTGGCTTCGTCGCCATCGTGCTCGCGTGGTGGCTGTACTGGCCGCTGGTTCGGAGGCAGTTCGTAGGATAG
- a CDS encoding OBG GTPase family GTP-binding protein, protein MGLKEEIEEIEEEIANTPYNKSTEAHIGRLKSKLAQKKEKLEKQQSGSGGGQGYAVEKHGDASVALVGFPSVGKSTLINAMTNADSETGEYEFTTLTVNPGMVDIKGADIQLLDVPGLIEGAAEGRGGGKEVLSVVRSADLLVFVLSVFEIEQYDRLREELYNNKIRIDQKPPRVTIRKKIKDGIKVTSTVDQPMDEDTIKQVLREHGYVNADVNLGEELDIDRLIDGIMDNRVYTPSIVTVNKADLIDPDYKSHVDEELRKRDLDPEKVTFISAVEEKGLDALKERIWENLGLIRVYMDKPGRGVDWEEPLVVPEGSTIEDALPELGGDIENRFRFARIRGPSAKHDGQQVGKEHVLQDEDVLKLILRK, encoded by the coding sequence ATGGGGCTGAAAGAGGAGATCGAGGAGATCGAAGAGGAGATAGCCAACACGCCCTACAACAAGTCGACGGAGGCCCACATCGGCCGGCTGAAGTCGAAGCTCGCACAGAAGAAGGAGAAACTGGAGAAGCAACAGTCGGGTAGCGGTGGCGGCCAGGGCTACGCCGTCGAGAAGCACGGCGACGCCTCGGTCGCCCTCGTCGGCTTCCCCAGCGTCGGGAAGTCCACGCTCATCAACGCGATGACCAACGCCGACTCCGAGACCGGCGAGTACGAGTTCACGACGCTGACGGTCAACCCCGGCATGGTCGACATCAAGGGCGCGGACATCCAGCTCCTCGACGTCCCCGGCCTCATCGAGGGCGCCGCGGAGGGCCGCGGTGGCGGGAAGGAGGTCCTCTCGGTCGTCCGCAGCGCCGACCTCCTCGTGTTCGTCCTCTCCGTGTTCGAGATCGAGCAGTACGACCGCCTCCGCGAGGAGCTCTACAACAACAAGATCCGCATCGACCAGAAGCCCCCGCGGGTCACCATCCGCAAGAAGATCAAGGACGGCATCAAGGTCACCTCCACGGTCGACCAGCCGATGGACGAGGACACCATCAAGCAGGTGCTGCGCGAGCACGGCTACGTCAACGCCGACGTCAACCTCGGCGAGGAACTCGACATCGACCGGCTCATCGACGGCATCATGGACAACCGCGTGTACACGCCCTCCATCGTCACCGTCAACAAGGCCGACCTCATCGACCCCGACTACAAGAGCCACGTCGACGAGGAACTCCGGAAGCGCGACCTCGACCCGGAGAAGGTGACGTTCATCTCGGCCGTCGAGGAGAAGGGCCTCGACGCGCTGAAAGAGCGCATCTGGGAGAACCTCGGGCTCATCCGCGTCTACATGGACAAGCCCGGCCGCGGCGTCGACTGGGAGGAACCCCTCGTCGTCCCCGAGGGCTCGACCATCGAGGACGCCCTGCCCGAACTCGGCGGGGACATCGAGAACCGCTTCCGGTTCGCCCGCATCCGTGGCCCGAGTGCGAAACACGACGGCCAGCAGGTCGGCAAGGAACACGTCCTCCAGGACGAGGACGTGCTGAAGCTCATCCTCCGCAAGTGA
- a CDS encoding VNG_1110C family protein, producing the protein MPDPSQLRDSTQIVIPDDALTEVRQDLDEEFVLTILDEGSHCRLVGSPVEIKRASQFLARRGVSMP; encoded by the coding sequence ATGCCAGACCCGTCGCAGCTCCGTGACAGCACCCAGATCGTGATCCCCGACGACGCCCTGACAGAGGTGCGACAGGACCTGGACGAGGAGTTCGTACTCACCATCCTCGACGAAGGGAGCCACTGCCGGCTGGTCGGTAGCCCGGTCGAGATAAAACGGGCGAGCCAGTTCCTCGCCCGCCGCGGCGTCTCCATGCCCTGA
- a CDS encoding phosphoglycolate phosphatase — protein sequence MTELPPLVLDIDGTLTRPDHGLDPRVFDPIRDWPAPVVIATGKAFPYPVALCQFIGIEERVIAENGGIGFVDDEVLVHGDGESATAAVEAFTENGGDLGWGRSDLVNRWRETEVAIRRDADEELLRRIATDHGVEVVDTGYAFHVKQGDMSKGLLLEAVAPRLGYEPADFVAIGDSENDVSTFERVGRSYATANADEAAKAAADVVLEGAHATGTLAALSSLRQS from the coding sequence ATGACCGAACTCCCCCCACTCGTCCTCGACATCGACGGGACGCTCACGCGCCCCGACCACGGGCTCGACCCCCGTGTGTTCGACCCCATCCGCGACTGGCCCGCGCCGGTCGTCATCGCCACCGGGAAGGCGTTCCCCTACCCGGTCGCGCTCTGCCAGTTCATCGGCATCGAGGAGCGCGTCATCGCGGAGAACGGCGGCATCGGCTTCGTCGACGACGAGGTGCTCGTCCACGGCGACGGCGAGTCCGCGACCGCCGCGGTCGAGGCGTTCACCGAGAACGGCGGCGACCTCGGCTGGGGGCGCTCGGACCTCGTGAACCGCTGGCGCGAGACCGAGGTGGCCATCCGGCGCGACGCCGACGAGGAGTTGCTCCGACGCATCGCGACCGACCACGGCGTCGAGGTCGTCGATACCGGCTACGCGTTCCACGTCAAACAGGGCGACATGTCCAAGGGCCTGTTGCTGGAGGCGGTCGCCCCGCGGCTGGGGTACGAGCCGGCTGACTTCGTGGCCATCGGCGACTCCGAGAACGACGTGTCCACGTTCGAGCGCGTCGGCCGGAGCTACGCGACCGCGAACGCCGACGAGGCCGCGAAGGCGGCCGCCGACGTGGTCCTGGAGGGGGCTCACGCGACCGGGACGCTGGCGGCGCTCTCCTCGCTTCGGCAGTCGTAG
- a CDS encoding Cdc6/Cdc18 family protein, translating into MDLKTRIRRRQRNGTDAPIILEYDAISPVVHMEEPTGRGPVMERLLDYLDPVFDRDLPMNAYVWGPAGSGKSAVLTSLTTSLDRLISQSRSVIHTTTRAQTAPAPTFVYVDARQANTDLGLYHAVLDSILDESVPKKGVGSDALRSRLADLLSGSRQNAVVTVDHVGEPGTLSLASLAETFGHFEDSLAWIAVGRDAPGDLPADACPPEHIEIPAYERHALVDVLTGRASDGLARQAIEHGQVRRLADWADGDAHDALAGLFSAAHLATVAGHDHIRERDLEGGMDAVPRPSVSLGRVLTLPANRQLVLRQLLELDETAAASVSDAAEAIASAPDVDLSAATVKRFLYELAEAGITERVRADQAADRAGRPPSRLEPRFATLVFRRLYDLQNE; encoded by the coding sequence ATGGATCTGAAGACGCGGATACGTCGCCGCCAGCGGAACGGCACCGATGCGCCCATCATCCTCGAGTACGACGCCATCAGCCCGGTCGTCCACATGGAGGAACCGACGGGCCGCGGGCCGGTCATGGAGCGATTGCTCGACTACCTGGACCCGGTCTTCGACCGCGACCTCCCGATGAACGCCTACGTCTGGGGACCCGCCGGTTCGGGGAAGTCGGCCGTCCTCACCTCGCTCACGACCTCGCTCGACCGCCTCATCTCCCAGTCGCGGTCCGTCATCCACACCACGACCCGGGCCCAGACCGCGCCGGCCCCGACGTTCGTCTACGTCGACGCCCGGCAGGCGAACACCGACCTCGGGCTGTACCACGCCGTCCTCGACAGCATCCTCGACGAATCGGTCCCGAAGAAGGGCGTCGGGAGCGACGCGCTCCGGTCCCGGCTCGCGGACCTGCTGTCCGGCTCCCGCCAGAACGCGGTCGTCACCGTCGACCACGTCGGCGAACCCGGCACGCTCTCGCTCGCATCGCTCGCAGAGACCTTCGGGCACTTCGAGGACTCGCTGGCGTGGATCGCGGTCGGGCGCGACGCACCCGGCGACCTCCCGGCGGACGCGTGCCCGCCCGAGCACATCGAGATTCCGGCGTACGAACGCCACGCGCTCGTCGACGTCCTCACCGGTCGGGCGTCGGATGGCCTCGCCAGACAGGCCATCGAACACGGGCAGGTGCGGCGACTCGCGGACTGGGCGGACGGTGACGCCCACGACGCACTCGCCGGCCTGTTCAGTGCGGCCCACCTCGCGACCGTGGCGGGCCACGACCACATCCGGGAACGCGACCTCGAAGGCGGGATGGACGCGGTTCCACGCCCGTCGGTCTCGCTCGGGCGCGTGCTGACGCTCCCGGCGAACCGACAGCTCGTGCTCAGACAGCTGCTCGAACTCGACGAGACGGCGGCAGCGTCGGTCAGCGACGCCGCCGAGGCCATCGCGTCCGCGCCGGACGTGGACCTCTCGGCCGCGACCGTCAAGCGGTTCCTCTACGAACTCGCCGAGGCAGGCATCACCGAGCGCGTGCGGGCGGACCAGGCCGCCGACCGCGCGGGCCGACCGCCGAGTCGACTGGAGCCACGGTTCGCGACACTCGTGTTCAGGCGGCTGTACGACCTGCAGAACGAGTGA
- the glpK gene encoding glycerol kinase GlpK, protein MADKTYVGAIDQGTTGTRFMVFDHSGQVVANAYEKHEQIYPEPGWVEHDPMEIWENTKEVVTRALAEAGVEPEQLEALGITNQRETTLIWDPETGKPIHNALVWQDRRTTDRVEELQAEDKVEWIREKTGLEADAYFSATKAEWLLDNADPIKMERTRPQDIRDRAEEGELRMGTIDSWLIYKLTGNHITDVTNASRTMLYNIREMEWDDELLDEFDVPAGLLPEVRPSSDENTYGTTDAEGFLGAEVPVAGALGDQQAALFGQTCFDEGDAKNTYGTGSFFLMNTGEEAVTSDHGLLTTIGFQRSGEPVQYALEGAIFITGAAIEWLEDVDLIDDPAETAELARSVDSTDGVYVVPAFTGLGAPHWDGRARGTIVGMTRGTRREHIVRATLESIAYQTRDVAEAMEADSGIEMNRLRVDGGAVKNNFLCQLQSDIIDTEIARPEVDETTALGSAYAAGLAVGYWDTVDELRDNWQVDREFSPDADEAEMDRKFGRWHDAVERSLDWAKDGGD, encoded by the coding sequence ATGGCAGACAAAACCTACGTTGGCGCGATAGACCAGGGGACGACAGGGACTCGATTCATGGTGTTCGACCACAGCGGGCAGGTGGTCGCGAACGCCTACGAGAAGCACGAACAGATCTACCCGGAACCGGGGTGGGTCGAGCACGACCCGATGGAGATCTGGGAGAACACGAAGGAGGTCGTGACCCGGGCGCTCGCAGAGGCGGGCGTCGAACCGGAGCAGCTCGAGGCACTCGGCATCACGAACCAGCGCGAGACGACGCTCATCTGGGACCCCGAGACGGGCAAGCCCATCCACAACGCGCTCGTCTGGCAGGACCGCCGGACGACCGACCGCGTCGAGGAGCTCCAGGCTGAGGACAAGGTCGAGTGGATCCGCGAGAAGACCGGCCTCGAGGCCGACGCGTACTTCTCCGCGACCAAGGCCGAGTGGCTCCTCGACAACGCCGACCCCATCAAGATGGAGCGCACGCGGCCCCAGGATATCCGCGACCGTGCCGAGGAGGGGGAGCTCCGGATGGGGACCATCGACTCGTGGCTCATCTACAAGCTCACGGGCAACCACATCACCGACGTCACGAACGCCTCCCGGACCATGCTCTACAACATCCGGGAGATGGAGTGGGACGACGAACTCCTCGACGAGTTCGACGTCCCGGCGGGGCTCCTGCCGGAGGTCCGGCCGTCGAGCGACGAGAACACCTACGGGACGACCGACGCCGAGGGCTTCCTCGGGGCGGAGGTCCCCGTCGCGGGAGCGCTGGGTGACCAGCAGGCCGCGCTGTTCGGCCAGACCTGTTTCGACGAGGGTGACGCGAAGAACACCTACGGGACGGGCTCGTTCTTCCTGATGAACACCGGCGAGGAGGCCGTCACCAGCGACCACGGCCTGCTCACGACCATCGGCTTCCAGCGCTCGGGCGAACCCGTCCAGTACGCGCTCGAGGGCGCCATCTTCATCACGGGTGCCGCCATCGAGTGGCTGGAGGACGTCGACCTCATCGACGACCCGGCCGAAACCGCCGAGCTGGCCCGCAGCGTCGACTCGACCGACGGCGTCTACGTCGTCCCGGCGTTCACCGGCCTCGGTGCGCCCCACTGGGACGGGCGCGCACGCGGGACCATCGTCGGGATGACCCGTGGCACCCGTCGCGAGCACATCGTCCGTGCGACGCTCGAATCCATCGCCTACCAGACCCGCGACGTGGCGGAGGCGATGGAGGCCGACTCCGGCATCGAGATGAACCGGCTCCGCGTCGACGGCGGGGCGGTCAAGAACAACTTCCTCTGCCAGCTCCAGTCCGACATCATCGACACGGAGATCGCCCGGCCGGAGGTCGACGAGACGACCGCCCTGGGCTCGGCCTACGCGGCCGGCCTCGCCGTCGGCTACTGGGACACCGTCGACGAGCTGCGCGACAACTGGCAGGTCGACCGCGAGTTCAGCCCGGACGCCGACGAGGCGGAGATGGACCGCAAGTTCGGCCGCTGGCACGACGCCGTCGAGCGCTCGCTCGACTGGGCGAAGGACGGTGGTGACTGA
- the glpA gene encoding anaerobic glycerol-3-phosphate dehydrogenase subunit GlpA — protein sequence MASRTDVLVIGGGSTGTGIARDLAMRGLDVTLVEQGNLTHGTTGRMHGLLHSGGRYAVADQASATECIEENRVLRDIASHCVEMTGGMFVKRPEDTEEYFEEKLQGCEDCGIPTEVLSNQEAREVEPYLAKDIDRAIQVPDGAVDPFRLCVANAISAEDHGGRVETHAKVVDLLTDGDRVTGARVKHESGPGKREHGLPGREEDIHADYVVNATGAWAGRIGEMAGVDVEVRPSKGVMVVMNVRQVDTVINRCKPKGDADIVVPHETTAILGTTDEEVSDPEDYPEEGWEVDKMIDELSKLVPILSDARTVRSFWGVRPLYEPPDTGTTDPTDITRDFFLLDHEDRDDLDGLTSVVGGKFTTYRMMAEDVADHVCDKLGVRASCQTADVPLPGSEDPERLDQGMNAYGLRSPVARRSKERLGSRADEVLSGTDPNPVLCECEAVTRAEVQDAIAQSGTDLNAVRIRTRASMGNCQGGMCCHRVANELHPEYDAGKADAALDELWQERWKGERHALWGEQLEQAMLNHAMHATTWNRGHEHDPDDVDWDAFGRGGADR from the coding sequence ATGGCATCGAGAACAGACGTCCTGGTCATCGGCGGCGGCTCGACGGGTACCGGTATCGCCCGCGACCTCGCCATGCGTGGACTCGACGTGACACTCGTCGAGCAGGGCAACCTGACCCACGGGACGACGGGCCGGATGCACGGCCTGCTTCACAGCGGCGGCCGATACGCCGTCGCCGACCAGGCGAGTGCGACGGAGTGCATCGAGGAGAATCGCGTCCTCCGGGACATCGCGAGCCACTGCGTCGAGATGACCGGTGGCATGTTCGTGAAACGCCCCGAGGATACGGAGGAGTACTTCGAGGAGAAGCTACAGGGCTGTGAGGACTGTGGCATCCCCACGGAGGTCCTCTCGAACCAGGAGGCCCGCGAGGTCGAACCGTACCTCGCGAAGGACATCGACCGGGCCATCCAGGTCCCGGACGGGGCGGTCGACCCGTTCCGGCTCTGCGTCGCGAACGCCATCTCCGCGGAGGACCACGGCGGGCGCGTCGAGACCCACGCCAAGGTCGTCGACCTGCTGACCGACGGCGACCGCGTGACGGGCGCCCGGGTCAAACACGAGTCCGGGCCGGGCAAGCGCGAACACGGCCTGCCCGGGCGCGAGGAGGACATCCACGCCGACTACGTCGTCAACGCGACGGGGGCGTGGGCGGGCCGCATCGGCGAGATGGCCGGCGTCGACGTGGAGGTCCGCCCCTCGAAGGGCGTGATGGTCGTGATGAACGTCCGGCAGGTCGACACGGTCATCAACCGCTGCAAACCCAAGGGCGACGCCGACATCGTCGTCCCGCACGAGACGACGGCCATCCTCGGCACCACCGACGAGGAGGTCTCGGACCCCGAGGACTACCCCGAGGAGGGCTGGGAGGTCGACAAGATGATCGACGAGCTGTCGAAGCTCGTCCCCATCCTCTCGGACGCCCGGACCGTCCGGTCGTTCTGGGGCGTCCGCCCGCTGTACGAACCGCCGGACACCGGGACGACCGACCCGACCGACATCACGCGCGACTTCTTCCTGCTCGACCACGAGGACCGCGACGACCTCGACGGCCTGACCAGCGTCGTCGGCGGGAAGTTCACCACCTACCGCATGATGGCCGAGGACGTGGCCGACCACGTCTGCGACAAACTGGGCGTCCGCGCCTCCTGCCAGACCGCGGACGTGCCCCTCCCCGGCAGCGAGGACCCCGAGCGCCTCGACCAGGGGATGAACGCCTACGGGCTGCGCTCCCCGGTCGCGCGCCGGAGCAAGGAACGCCTCGGCTCGCGCGCCGACGAGGTCCTCTCTGGGACCGACCCGAACCCGGTGCTCTGCGAGTGCGAGGCCGTCACGCGCGCCGAGGTGCAGGACGCCATCGCCCAGTCCGGGACCGACCTCAACGCGGTGCGCATCCGCACCCGCGCCTCGATGGGGAACTGCCAGGGCGGGATGTGCTGTCACCGCGTCGCGAACGAACTCCACCCCGAGTACGACGCCGGGAAGGCCGACGCGGCCCTCGACGAACTCTGGCAGGAGCGCTGGAAGGGTGAGCGCCACGCCCTCTGGGGCGAGCAACTGGAGCAGGCGATGCTCAACCACGCGATGCACGCCACCACGTGGAACCGCGGGCACGAGCACGACCCCGACGACGTGGACTGGGACGCCTTCGGTCGCGGAGGTGCCGACCGATGA
- the glpB gene encoding glycerol-3-phosphate dehydrogenase subunit GlpB: protein MIADDVLVVGGGLAGSTAALAAAKTGADVRLVSAKESTMRQASGLADCLGYAGGDGDLLADPFEGLDSLPEEHPYTIAGEEAIREGFALFDEVTGDAYRGSEDDRNVLVPTTQGTVKPTFRYPQSMAAGLAGDGRATLLVSFEADPDFDAPLAARQLDETVPGDVTGVEISFPVDLRDDVKPTRLARLLAEDGGVRGDLARTVEPHLEDAGADRVGFPAVLGEHPGPVVDSLSKALGVPVFEVPTGPPSLPGMRLRDTMRSALRDAGVAVTTGCPMVGFEAEDGRIDVLEMDRNGAAIPHYPDQVVLATGGLVGRGIETDRESVREPLFGLHVPHPEDRYDWSAEAAFGDHAFARFGVRIDEDGRPLDADGAVAYENLRAAGSVVGGADFAMELSGSGISLATGWLAGTRAGGHT from the coding sequence ATGATCGCGGACGACGTGCTCGTCGTCGGCGGCGGCCTCGCCGGCTCGACCGCCGCGCTCGCCGCCGCGAAGACCGGCGCGGACGTCCGCCTCGTCTCCGCGAAGGAGAGCACGATGCGCCAGGCGTCCGGCCTCGCGGACTGCCTCGGGTACGCGGGCGGTGACGGCGACCTGCTCGCCGACCCATTCGAAGGGCTCGACAGCCTCCCCGAGGAGCACCCCTACACCATCGCCGGCGAGGAGGCCATCCGAGAGGGCTTCGCGCTCTTCGACGAGGTGACCGGCGACGCCTACCGCGGCAGCGAGGACGACCGGAACGTCCTCGTGCCGACCACGCAGGGGACGGTCAAGCCCACCTTCAGATACCCGCAGAGCATGGCGGCCGGCCTCGCGGGCGACGGACGCGCCACCCTGCTCGTCAGTTTCGAGGCCGACCCCGACTTCGACGCCCCACTGGCCGCCCGGCAACTCGACGAGACGGTCCCGGGCGACGTGACGGGCGTCGAGATCTCGTTCCCCGTCGACCTACGCGACGACGTGAAGCCGACCCGCCTCGCCAGACTCCTCGCGGAGGACGGCGGCGTCCGCGGCGACCTCGCGCGCACCGTCGAACCCCACCTCGAGGACGCCGGCGCCGACCGCGTCGGCTTCCCGGCCGTCCTCGGTGAGCACCCCGGGCCCGTCGTCGACTCGCTGTCGAAGGCGCTCGGCGTCCCGGTGTTCGAGGTGCCCACAGGCCCGCCGAGCCTGCCCGGGATGCGCCTGCGCGACACGATGCGGTCGGCCCTGCGCGACGCCGGCGTCGCCGTCACGACCGGCTGCCCGATGGTCGGCTTCGAGGCCGAGGACGGACGGATCGACGTGCTCGAGATGGACCGAAACGGCGCCGCCATCCCGCACTACCCCGACCAGGTCGTGCTCGCGACGGGCGGCCTGGTCGGCAGGGGCATCGAGACCGACCGCGAGTCGGTCCGCGAGCCCCTGTTCGGCCTGCACGTCCCCCACCCCGAAGACCGGTACGACTGGTCCGCCGAGGCCGCCTTCGGCGACCACGCGTTCGCCCGGTTCGGGGTGCGAATCGACGAGGACGGCCGCCCGCTCGACGCGGACGGGGCGGTCGCCTACGAGAACCTCCGCGCCGCCGGCAGCGTCGTCGGCGGGGCGGACTTCGCGATGGAGCTCTCCGGTAGCGGTATCTCGCTCGCGACCGGCTGGCTCGCCGGCACGCGGGCAGGAGGACACACATGA
- a CDS encoding anaerobic glycerol-3-phosphate dehydrogenase subunit C has product MSTDDTTTGDDEFEPIQVFPEGEADLRPGADSCYKCSTCDTSCPVAEVDDEFPGPKFQGPEQWRLKQKEDADIDKSVMKCSNCMRCDGACPADVPLSQMHNTARAEYVDEHLDTFSREYIRNRILANYGRLGKLGSMFPRLTNFMMGNSLVQKVNEKLLGITAERDFPEFATETFREWFDKRGGAQVQSEDRRIAYFHGDYANYNTPEVGKSLVQAFEHFGYEVRVPEQRCSGTPMFANGMLDDAHRAAKFNVETFADLVDDGYDVVCSCTSCSMALRQEYPELFDFEDTERVAAHTYDAVEYLRTFEDLEGELAQTDDYDGEFDDLAYHAPCHARNQGLDGQAVEVLGNVEGVDAHDVGESCSGISGTYGWKEENYDASMAIGEEMFDHMEDAPAETGLTECPTCAMQMEHGSGYDVRHTLEVVADALGDD; this is encoded by the coding sequence ATGAGTACTGACGACACGACAACCGGCGACGACGAGTTCGAACCGATACAGGTGTTCCCCGAGGGCGAGGCCGACCTCCGCCCGGGGGCCGACAGCTGCTACAAGTGCTCGACGTGCGATACCTCGTGCCCCGTGGCCGAGGTCGACGACGAGTTCCCCGGCCCGAAGTTCCAGGGGCCCGAACAGTGGCGGCTCAAACAGAAGGAGGACGCCGACATCGACAAGTCGGTGATGAAGTGCTCGAACTGCATGCGCTGTGACGGCGCCTGCCCCGCCGACGTGCCCCTCAGCCAGATGCACAACACGGCCCGCGCCGAGTACGTCGACGAGCACCTCGACACCTTCTCGCGGGAGTACATCCGCAACCGCATCCTCGCGAACTACGGCCGCCTCGGCAAGCTCGGCTCGATGTTCCCCCGGCTCACGAACTTCATGATGGGGAACTCCCTCGTCCAGAAGGTCAACGAGAAACTGCTCGGTATCACCGCCGAGCGTGACTTCCCCGAGTTCGCCACCGAGACCTTCCGCGAGTGGTTCGACAAGCGCGGCGGCGCACAGGTCCAGAGCGAGGACAGGCGCATCGCGTACTTCCACGGCGACTACGCGAACTACAACACCCCCGAGGTCGGCAAATCCCTCGTGCAGGCGTTCGAGCACTTTGGCTACGAGGTCAGGGTTCCGGAACAGCGCTGCTCTGGCACGCCCATGTTCGCCAACGGGATGCTCGACGACGCCCACCGCGCCGCCAAGTTCAACGTCGAGACCTTCGCCGATCTCGTCGACGACGGCTACGACGTCGTCTGCTCGTGCACCTCCTGCTCGATGGCGCTGCGACAGGAGTACCCCGAACTGTTCGACTTCGAGGACACCGAGCGCGTCGCCGCCCACACCTACGACGCGGTCGAGTACCTGCGCACCTTCGAGGACCTCGAGGGCGAACTCGCCCAGACCGACGACTACGACGGCGAGTTCGACGACCTCGCCTACCACGCCCCCTGCCACGCCCGCAACCAGGGCCTCGACGGGCAGGCCGTGGAGGTTCTCGGTAACGTCGAGGGCGTCGACGCCCACGACGTGGGCGAATCCTGCTCCGGCATCTCCGGCACCTATGGCTGGAAGGAGGAGAACTACGACGCCTCGATGGCTATCGGTGAGGAGATGTTCGACCACATGGAGGACGCCCCCGCAGAGACCGGACTGACCGAGTGCCCGACCTGCGCCATGCAGATGGAACACGGCAGTGGCTACGACGTCCGGCACACGCTGGAGGTCGTCGCGGACGCGCTCGGCGACGACTGA
- a CDS encoding DUF7503 family protein has product MEEDNDTLANYLAEHPRMIGVLFMIGLLLMQASPVVAGNSATSGP; this is encoded by the coding sequence ATGGAAGAAGACAACGACACCCTGGCGAACTACCTCGCAGAACACCCGCGGATGATCGGCGTGCTGTTCATGATTGGACTGCTGCTCATGCAGGCCAGTCCCGTAGTGGCAGGAAACAGCGCCACCTCTGGCCCGTGA
- a CDS encoding DUF368 domain-containing protein produces MRESFAVYLKGFMMGAADTVPGVSGGTIALITGIYERLIEAITAFDPRDLRHVLRVHEESGRTALRDLFYRVDAPFLVILGLGIATAVITLSRVLHSAIQQYPALVAAFFFGLIAASAVVLYREVDVSTPSRLAVATVGIVLAASVTLLPKNALGHSSPVVFVSGAIAVSAMVLPGVSGSFFLVVLQQYEYMTGTLKRFVDGSLSLVSGGELQPVLESGTVVVTFCTGMVIGLLSMSRLIDWALDNYRAGTLTFLVSLMVGGLAVPFEEILAKGNLSSGESLAGIVIVALVGGFLVLGVDYVTQDFDYA; encoded by the coding sequence ATGCGTGAGTCATTCGCGGTCTACCTGAAGGGATTCATGATGGGCGCGGCCGACACCGTCCCCGGTGTCTCTGGCGGTACCATCGCGCTCATCACCGGTATCTACGAACGGCTCATCGAGGCCATCACCGCGTTCGACCCGCGCGACCTCAGACACGTCCTGCGCGTGCACGAGGAGTCCGGGCGGACGGCCCTCCGTGACCTCTTCTACCGTGTCGACGCGCCGTTCCTCGTGATCCTCGGACTGGGTATCGCGACGGCCGTCATCACCCTCTCGCGGGTCCTGCACTCCGCCATCCAGCAGTACCCCGCGCTGGTCGCGGCGTTCTTCTTCGGGCTCATCGCGGCCTCCGCGGTGGTCCTCTATCGCGAGGTCGACGTCTCGACACCGAGCCGGCTCGCGGTGGCAACTGTCGGCATCGTGCTGGCCGCCAGCGTGACGCTGCTCCCGAAGAACGCACTGGGCCACTCCAGTCCCGTCGTGTTCGTCTCGGGCGCCATCGCGGTCTCTGCGATGGTCCTGCCCGGGGTCTCCGGGTCGTTCTTCCTCGTCGTCCTCCAGCAGTACGAGTACATGACGGGGACACTCAAGCGGTTCGTCGACGGGTCGCTGTCGCTCGTGAGTGGCGGTGAACTCCAGCCCGTGCTCGAGTCCGGGACGGTCGTCGTCACCTTCTGTACCGGGATGGTCATCGGCCTGCTGAGCATGTCCCGGCTCATCGACTGGGCACTCGACAACTACCGCGCCGGGACCCTGACCTTCCTCGTGAGCCTGATGGTCGGCGGCCTCGCGGTGCCGTTCGAGGAGATACTGGCCAAAGGGAACCTGTCCTCCGGTGAGTCGCTCGCAGGTATCGTGATCGTCGCGCTCGTCGGCGGGTTCCTGGTCCTCGGTGTGGACTACGTGACCCAGGACTTCGACTACGCCTGA